In one Mucilaginibacter sp. PAMB04168 genomic region, the following are encoded:
- a CDS encoding DUF5703 domain-containing protein has translation MRRISHLIYFILLLCCYAAQAQTTELRQNHVIWTSQSQNSGESMPCGGGDIGLNVWVEKGELFFYISRSGTFDENNTMLKLGRVRVKLSPNPLEGKDFKQELSLQTGAVHIEGSNTGLKADLKIWVDVFNPVIHVEVKASKPVLVQAAYENWRFKDRFTSGKENNQSSWKWAKNPDIKTAKDQVNFTSNGIQFYHQNTGKTIFDTTVVHEGMAAVKSQLYNPLFYLTFGGRMQGNGMLPGGTYEGTYAGTPFKGLSLKSQSATKTQSFEVYLHTEQTPSASTWQASLQKTISKAVQSSHKALTTTQNWWKQYWNRSFIHINTDSVQTEAWQVGRNYQLFRYMLGCNAFGQFPSKSNGGLFTYDPNFIDTAIKLTPDFRLWGGGLITAQNQRLVYFPMLKNGDWDLMKPQFDFYLRILKNAELRSQTYWGHPGASFTEQLENFGLPNISEYGWKRPASFDKGVEYNAWLEYEWDTVLEFCYMMLETERYTGRDIKPYIPFIESCLTFFNEHYQYIARNRGSKVFDAAGHLVLYPGSAGETFKMTYNSTSTIAALKTVLTRLLELPDEYLSTEKRTAWETMLKRIPPISFREFNGHKTIAPAQSWERVNNVETMQLYPVYPWGIYGIGKPDLDVALNTWKYDTLAVKFRSGIGWKQDNIFAARLGLTDEATKLTLVKLKDSGRRFPAFWGPGFDWTPDHNWGGSGMIGLQEMLLQTDGRKIYLLPAWPKKWDVHFKLHAPYETTIEVKVKHGKLTYLNVWPESRRADVVNMLK, from the coding sequence ATGAGACGCATTAGCCACCTAATTTATTTTATATTGCTGTTGTGCTGTTATGCTGCACAAGCACAAACAACTGAATTAAGGCAGAACCATGTTATATGGACAAGCCAAAGCCAAAATTCGGGCGAATCTATGCCTTGTGGAGGTGGCGATATTGGGCTTAACGTTTGGGTTGAAAAGGGTGAACTGTTTTTTTACATTTCAAGAAGCGGCACTTTTGATGAGAATAATACCATGCTCAAGCTGGGCCGCGTACGGGTGAAGCTGTCACCCAACCCGCTCGAAGGGAAAGATTTTAAGCAGGAACTATCCTTACAAACAGGCGCTGTACATATTGAAGGCAGCAATACCGGCTTGAAGGCTGATCTTAAAATTTGGGTGGACGTTTTTAACCCGGTAATACACGTTGAGGTAAAAGCCAGTAAACCGGTATTAGTGCAGGCTGCCTACGAAAACTGGCGTTTTAAAGACCGTTTTACCAGCGGTAAGGAGAACAATCAAAGTTCCTGGAAATGGGCTAAGAATCCGGATATAAAAACAGCTAAGGATCAGGTTAATTTTACCAGTAATGGAATTCAGTTTTACCACCAAAACACCGGCAAAACCATTTTTGATACCACAGTGGTACATGAGGGCATGGCCGCTGTAAAATCTCAACTCTATAATCCACTCTTCTACTTAACATTTGGCGGACGTATGCAGGGCAATGGCATGTTGCCCGGGGGCACTTATGAGGGTACGTATGCAGGCACGCCTTTTAAGGGCTTAAGTTTAAAGAGCCAATCGGCCACCAAAACGCAAAGCTTTGAGGTTTACTTACACACCGAGCAAACCCCATCCGCAAGCACCTGGCAAGCGAGCCTACAAAAAACGATATCAAAAGCTGTACAATCCTCACACAAAGCCCTTACAACTACGCAAAATTGGTGGAAACAATACTGGAATCGCAGTTTTATACATATCAATACCGATTCGGTACAAACGGAAGCCTGGCAGGTAGGGCGCAATTACCAACTGTTCCGTTACATGCTGGGGTGCAATGCGTTTGGCCAGTTCCCTAGTAAATCAAACGGCGGACTTTTTACTTACGATCCCAATTTTATTGACACGGCCATTAAGCTTACCCCCGATTTTCGTCTTTGGGGAGGTGGTTTAATTACGGCACAAAACCAGCGACTGGTCTATTTCCCCATGCTTAAAAACGGCGACTGGGACTTGATGAAACCACAGTTTGACTTTTATCTGCGAATTTTAAAAAATGCTGAATTGCGCTCACAAACCTACTGGGGGCACCCGGGCGCCAGCTTTACTGAACAGCTGGAAAACTTTGGCCTTCCTAACATATCTGAATACGGCTGGAAACGTCCGGCCAGTTTTGATAAGGGAGTAGAATACAATGCCTGGCTCGAATATGAGTGGGATACCGTACTGGAGTTTTGTTACATGATGCTAGAGACTGAACGCTATACAGGTAGAGACATTAAACCGTACATCCCTTTTATTGAAAGCTGCCTTACTTTTTTTAATGAGCATTACCAATACATAGCCCGTAACAGGGGCAGCAAGGTGTTTGATGCAGCCGGACATTTAGTTTTATATCCCGGATCGGCAGGTGAAACGTTTAAAATGACTTACAATTCTACCTCCACTATAGCCGCCTTAAAAACAGTGCTCACCCGTTTGCTGGAACTACCTGATGAATATCTTAGTACCGAAAAACGCACTGCTTGGGAAACCATGCTTAAGCGCATTCCGCCAATCAGCTTCAGAGAATTTAACGGCCATAAAACCATTGCACCAGCGCAAAGCTGGGAACGGGTGAATAATGTAGAGACCATGCAACTTTACCCGGTTTATCCCTGGGGCATTTATGGCATAGGCAAACCCGATCTGGACGTAGCACTAAATACCTGGAAATATGATACCCTGGCCGTAAAATTCAGAAGCGGCATTGGCTGGAAACAAGATAACATTTTTGCGGCTCGGCTGGGTTTAACAGATGAAGCCACAAAGCTTACACTCGTTAAGCTAAAAGACTCCGGCCGGCGCTTCCCGGCGTTTTGGGGACCGGGTTTTGATTGGACGCCCGATCATAACTGGGGAGGCTCGGGCATGATTGGCTTGCAGGAAATGCTGCTGCAAACAGATGGCAGAAAAATATACCTGCTACCTGCCTGGCCAAAAAAATGGGATGTACACTTCAAATTGCACGCCCCTTATGAAACTACCATCGAAGTTAAAGTAAAACATGGCAAGCTTACCTATTTAAATGTATGGCCGGAGAGCAGAAGGGCTGATGTGGTTAATATGTTGAAATAA
- a CDS encoding GntR family transcriptional regulator, whose amino-acid sequence MKPISFLEYIEIDYYSSTPKYLQLANSIAKAVRDGRLNKNDTLPSINELNYNFEISRDTAEKAYKHLKSIGILGSVPGKGYYIKSSETLQRFKVFLMFNKLSTHKKLIYDAIIAGLDNQAAVDFYIYNNDFSLFKKMLENASEDYTHFVIIGHFLEGGDTAHEVINKIPKEKLILLDKLVKGVEGEYAAVYENFEQDIFHALEQALKPLSKYHTIKITFPEHTYHSNEILKGFFSFCTQYAFNYKVVHDIQSEPLHSGEVYITLMENDVVVLIERLLQTKYKIGEDIGVISYNETPLKKIILNGLTTISTDFQKMGEIVAQMIINNQREHVENPFYLTLRASL is encoded by the coding sequence ATGAAACCCATTTCTTTTTTAGAATATATTGAGATTGATTACTACTCCTCAACACCAAAATACCTGCAACTGGCCAATTCTATTGCAAAGGCTGTTCGGGATGGCCGCTTGAACAAGAACGACACCCTGCCCTCTATAAATGAACTAAACTATAACTTCGAAATATCTCGCGATACGGCAGAAAAAGCCTATAAGCATTTAAAATCTATAGGCATTTTAGGCTCGGTGCCTGGCAAAGGTTATTACATTAAAAGCAGCGAAACACTCCAGCGTTTTAAGGTGTTTTTGATGTTCAACAAGTTAAGTACGCATAAAAAACTTATTTATGATGCTATTATAGCCGGATTGGATAACCAGGCGGCCGTAGACTTTTACATCTATAACAATGATTTTTCGCTCTTCAAAAAAATGCTCGAAAATGCCAGCGAAGATTATACCCATTTTGTAATCATCGGGCACTTTTTGGAGGGTGGCGACACCGCACATGAGGTGATCAATAAAATACCGAAAGAGAAACTAATATTACTGGATAAATTGGTTAAGGGAGTTGAAGGCGAGTATGCCGCAGTATATGAAAACTTTGAGCAAGATATTTTCCATGCCCTTGAACAGGCCCTTAAACCACTAAGTAAGTACCATACCATTAAAATAACTTTTCCTGAACACACTTACCACTCTAACGAAATATTAAAAGGCTTTTTTAGTTTTTGTACGCAGTACGCCTTTAACTACAAGGTAGTGCATGATATACAAAGCGAGCCCTTGCATAGCGGCGAAGTATATATTACACTGATGGAAAATGACGTAGTGGTTTTAATTGAACGCCTGCTGCAAACCAAATACAAAATAGGCGAAGATATCGGCGTTATATCCTACAATGAAACGCCGTTAAAAAAAATCATTCTGAATGGCTTAACCACGATATCGACCGATTTTCAAAAGATGGGTGAGATTGTAGCGCAAATGATCATTAACAACCAGCGCGAACACGTGGAAAATCCTTTTTACCTTACTTTGCGCGCCTCATTGTAA
- a CDS encoding sialate O-acetylesterase, whose product MRISVIKTIVAFLMVMGAIQSKAQVKLASLFTSNMVLQQQMDVPIWGWDTPGKAITITTSWNKKLYKAAADQTGKWKIKISTPAAGGPYTITISNGQITKLDNVLIGEVWVLGGQSNMEMPMKGFKGQPIIASNEVILKSKNNNVRLYTVPRSSVTEVQQNSKPSEWRVASPEFVSNFSATGYYFGRLLNDMLNVPVGLINCSYSGSFAEAWVDADVLKAFPTVKIPAKTDTIKQVSRTATTLYNGMLHPILGYGIKGAIWYQGESNYDNPDQYEKLFPALVARWRELWAQGDFPFYFAQIAPYDYAQLPPYNKGGKYNSAYLRDAQRKSQKTIPNSAMAVLMDIGEQASIHPAHKEPGGTRLAYLALGKTYGIKGFGFASPEYESINVKDTAAVIRFVNANNGLTSYSKPLTQFEIAGDDQKFYPAKAVINGSSVTVSAPQVKKPVAVRYAFRDFIVGELYGTDGLPVSSFRTDNWPM is encoded by the coding sequence ATGAGAATAAGTGTTATTAAGACAATTGTTGCTTTCCTGATGGTGATGGGTGCCATTCAATCTAAAGCGCAAGTAAAGCTGGCTTCTTTATTTACCAGCAATATGGTACTGCAACAGCAAATGGATGTGCCTATATGGGGCTGGGATACACCCGGAAAAGCCATTACGATTACCACATCATGGAATAAGAAATTATATAAAGCGGCAGCCGACCAAACCGGTAAATGGAAAATAAAAATAAGCACCCCTGCAGCCGGCGGCCCTTATACAATTACCATTAGTAACGGGCAAATAACCAAGCTTGACAATGTATTAATTGGTGAAGTTTGGGTACTGGGCGGTCAATCGAACATGGAAATGCCCATGAAAGGGTTCAAAGGCCAACCCATTATAGCGTCAAATGAGGTTATCCTGAAATCTAAAAACAACAATGTCAGATTGTATACGGTGCCACGTTCATCAGTAACAGAAGTACAGCAAAACAGCAAACCATCCGAGTGGCGGGTTGCCAGCCCGGAGTTTGTGAGCAATTTTAGTGCAACCGGTTATTACTTTGGCCGCCTGCTTAATGACATGCTGAATGTGCCTGTAGGTTTAATTAATTGCAGTTACAGTGGCTCGTTTGCTGAGGCATGGGTAGATGCGGATGTGTTGAAAGCTTTCCCAACAGTTAAAATACCGGCCAAAACCGACACCATAAAACAAGTAAGCCGTACGGCTACTACTTTATATAACGGCATGCTGCACCCTATTTTAGGTTACGGCATTAAAGGCGCTATATGGTACCAGGGCGAATCTAACTACGACAATCCCGACCAGTATGAAAAGCTTTTCCCAGCGCTTGTTGCCCGCTGGCGTGAGCTGTGGGCACAGGGAGATTTCCCTTTCTACTTTGCACAAATAGCGCCTTACGATTATGCCCAGCTACCACCCTACAACAAAGGCGGCAAATACAACTCGGCCTACCTGCGCGATGCACAGCGCAAATCACAAAAAACCATACCTAACAGTGCCATGGCCGTACTAATGGATATTGGCGAGCAGGCGAGCATTCACCCGGCTCATAAGGAACCCGGCGGAACCCGTTTGGCTTACCTTGCCTTGGGTAAAACCTATGGGATAAAAGGGTTTGGTTTTGCCAGTCCGGAGTATGAATCTATTAACGTAAAGGATACGGCCGCCGTAATAAGGTTTGTTAATGCCAACAACGGTCTAACATCGTACAGTAAGCCTTTAACGCAATTTGAAATAGCGGGCGATGATCAGAAATTTTACCCGGCTAAGGCAGTTATCAATGGCAGCTCCGTTACGGTATCGGCTCCACAGGTTAAAAAACCAGTTGCGGTACGGTACGCCTTCCGCGATTTTATTGTAGGTGAATTGTATGGAACCGACGGCCTCCCGGTATCTTCTTTCAGAACAGATAACTGGCCGATGTAA
- the rhaT gene encoding L-rhamnose/proton symporter RhaT, translating into MQAILGVIFHFIGGFASGSFYIPYKKVKGWAWESFWIVGGLFSWLIVPPLAAWLTIPNFTEIIKNTSFSILQLTYIFGVLWGIGGLTYGLGVRYLGVALGSSVILGLCSIFGSLIPSIYYEFNPEPKKDTISTLMNTHWGQMVLLGILVCVIGIFICGKAGVMKERELSKDQEAANNNSDYKFGLGITLAIISGVLSACFNFGIEAGHTMAETANNLWMAKNPGQGNFLYQNNVTYIVILWGGLTTNLIYCMILNARNKTFGNYTDKKTPLLANYLFSALAGTTWFLQFFFYGMGESRLGNGPSSWILHMAFIILIANIWGLVLKEWKGVSRKAFTTVIAGIATIILSVLIVGYGNSLK; encoded by the coding sequence ATGCAGGCAATATTAGGGGTTATTTTTCACTTCATCGGAGGTTTTGCATCCGGGAGCTTCTACATACCTTATAAAAAGGTAAAAGGCTGGGCTTGGGAAAGTTTCTGGATAGTAGGCGGACTTTTTTCGTGGTTAATTGTACCACCGCTGGCAGCCTGGCTAACTATACCGAACTTTACCGAAATTATAAAGAATACCAGTTTTAGCATATTACAGTTAACCTATATTTTTGGTGTGCTGTGGGGCATAGGTGGTTTAACATATGGCCTGGGTGTACGTTATTTAGGCGTAGCTTTGGGTAGTTCGGTTATACTGGGTTTGTGTTCTATATTCGGGTCGCTTATACCGTCCATTTATTATGAATTCAATCCGGAACCTAAAAAAGACACCATCTCAACACTAATGAATACACATTGGGGTCAAATGGTGCTTTTGGGTATTTTGGTTTGTGTTATTGGCATCTTTATATGCGGCAAGGCCGGTGTGATGAAGGAGCGGGAATTATCTAAAGACCAGGAGGCAGCCAATAATAATTCCGATTATAAGTTTGGCTTAGGTATTACTTTAGCCATTATATCTGGGGTACTGAGCGCTTGCTTTAATTTTGGTATTGAGGCCGGTCATACCATGGCGGAAACTGCCAATAATTTATGGATGGCAAAAAACCCAGGCCAGGGCAATTTTTTGTACCAAAACAACGTAACCTACATTGTGATACTTTGGGGTGGTTTAACTACCAACCTTATATACTGTATGATACTGAATGCACGTAATAAAACATTTGGTAATTATACAGATAAGAAAACGCCACTATTAGCCAATTACCTGTTCTCGGCGCTGGCCGGTACAACCTGGTTCTTACAGTTCTTTTTCTATGGCATGGGCGAAAGCCGCTTAGGTAACGGCCCTAGCTCTTGGATACTGCACATGGCCTTCATTATACTCATAGCTAACATTTGGGGCTTAGTATTAAAAGAATGGAAAGGCGTAAGCCGCAAAGCATTTACCACCGTTATTGCGGGCATAGCTACTATCATACTATCAGTACTGATAGTGGGTTATGGAAATTCATTAAAATAA
- a CDS encoding glycoside hydrolase family 127 protein — protein MMRSVVKILCIGALTTISATAFAQSKALVNTSASPYAKLGSVDMGNVTWTKGFWADRFQVCRDTMIPNLWAVYTDPKVSHAFRNFEIAAGLDTGSHSGPPFHDGDFYKLFEAVASMYSVTRDPKLDGLMDKTIAVIAKAQRADGYIHTPTIIAQHNDPKNAKAFADRLNFETYNLGHLMTAGCVHYRATGKKTLLNVAIKATDYLYKFYKTASPELARNAICPSHYMGVVEMYRTTRNPKYLELSKNLIDIRGLMKDGTDDNQDRIPFRQQTKAMGHAVRANYLFAGAADVYAETGDSTLMHTLNLMWNDVVNRKMYVTGGTGALYDGVSPDGTSYNPVDVQKVHQAYGRDYQLPNFTSHNETCANIGNVLWNWRMLQTTGKAQYADVMELALYNSVLSGISLNGKNFLYTNPMSYSDDLPFNQRWSKDRVGYIKLSNCCPPNVVRTIAEVGNYAYSVSDKGLYFNLYGGNALNTSTKNGAKIKLTQTTEYPWDGKVSIVLQQAPASAYSLFLRIPGWCNGATLTVNGQAVNTPITSGQYAEVNRQWKAGDKIELNLPMPVKLLEANPLVEETRNQVAVKRGPVVYCLESADLPKGQKVFNIAIPLKNDLKPELIRIQNSPIMSLTGKADVKNGGSWQNTLYREVASTESSKISIRLIPYYAWGNRGHVDMETWMPVDR, from the coding sequence AGCAAAGCCTTGGTCAATACCTCGGCCAGCCCGTACGCCAAGCTAGGTAGTGTTGATATGGGTAATGTAACCTGGACAAAAGGTTTTTGGGCCGACCGTTTTCAGGTTTGCCGCGACACCATGATCCCGAATTTGTGGGCGGTGTATACCGATCCTAAGGTTAGCCATGCGTTCCGGAATTTTGAAATAGCAGCGGGGCTTGATACCGGTTCGCATTCTGGTCCGCCGTTTCATGATGGTGACTTTTACAAGCTGTTTGAGGCTGTGGCAAGCATGTACAGCGTAACACGCGACCCCAAGCTTGATGGCTTAATGGATAAAACCATAGCGGTGATAGCTAAAGCGCAACGGGCAGACGGTTACATACATACACCTACTATTATTGCTCAGCACAACGATCCTAAAAATGCAAAGGCCTTTGCCGACAGGCTGAACTTTGAGACTTATAATCTTGGGCATTTGATGACTGCAGGCTGTGTACATTACCGTGCTACTGGTAAAAAAACGCTGCTTAACGTGGCTATTAAAGCTACTGATTATTTATATAAATTCTATAAAACCGCATCGCCCGAGCTGGCGCGAAATGCCATCTGCCCTTCGCACTATATGGGAGTGGTTGAGATGTACCGCACTACCCGCAATCCTAAATACCTGGAGCTATCCAAAAACCTGATTGATATACGCGGCTTAATGAAAGACGGAACTGACGACAACCAGGATCGCATTCCATTCCGCCAGCAAACCAAAGCTATGGGCCATGCAGTAAGGGCTAATTACCTGTTTGCCGGCGCTGCCGATGTGTACGCCGAAACCGGAGATAGTACGTTAATGCATACGCTTAACCTGATGTGGAACGATGTGGTGAACCGCAAAATGTACGTAACCGGTGGTACAGGGGCCTTGTACGATGGCGTATCGCCCGACGGTACTTCTTATAACCCGGTTGATGTACAGAAGGTGCATCAGGCGTACGGGCGTGATTACCAGCTACCTAACTTTACGTCACACAACGAAACCTGCGCCAATATTGGTAACGTATTATGGAACTGGCGTATGCTGCAAACCACCGGCAAAGCACAATATGCTGATGTAATGGAACTGGCTTTATATAACAGCGTATTATCGGGCATTAGCCTTAATGGTAAGAACTTTTTATACACTAATCCCATGAGCTATTCGGACGATTTGCCATTTAATCAGCGGTGGTCAAAGGACAGAGTGGGATATATCAAGTTATCTAACTGCTGCCCGCCCAATGTGGTACGTACCATTGCGGAGGTGGGTAATTATGCTTATAGTGTATCAGACAAAGGGTTGTATTTTAATTTATATGGCGGTAATGCATTGAACACTTCCACTAAAAATGGCGCTAAAATTAAGTTAACACAAACTACAGAATACCCCTGGGATGGTAAAGTAAGCATTGTATTGCAGCAAGCGCCAGCCAGCGCTTACTCGTTGTTTTTGAGAATACCTGGCTGGTGTAATGGTGCAACGTTAACAGTTAATGGACAAGCCGTAAATACGCCGATCACATCGGGCCAGTATGCGGAGGTTAACCGCCAGTGGAAAGCCGGAGACAAAATAGAACTAAACCTGCCTATGCCGGTAAAATTGTTGGAAGCAAACCCATTGGTTGAAGAAACCCGGAACCAGGTAGCGGTAAAACGCGGACCAGTAGTATATTGCCTGGAATCGGCCGATTTACCCAAGGGACAAAAGGTATTTAACATTGCTATTCCGTTAAAAAATGATTTAAAGCCGGAGTTGATCCGCATCCAAAATAGCCCTATCATGAGCTTAACCGGCAAGGCGGATGTTAAAAATGGAGGTAGCTGGCAAAATACGCTTTACCGTGAGGTAGCCAGTACTGAATCATCAAAAATAAGCATCCGGTTAATACCTTACTACGCCTGGGGAAACCGCGGACATGTTGATATGGAAACCTGGATGCCGGTGGATAGATAG